GAGAGCGGCATAGGCGGCGCCGAGCAGCCCCACCTTCGGATTGGTGATGATGCTGACGGGAATGCGCTCGAGCAGCGCCGCAAGGCGCCCTTTGCTGCGGAAGCCGGGCAGCACCCGCTCTGCGGTGAGCACCGACAGAAGGCGAAGGGAAAGCCCGCCGGCGAAGTAGAGACCGCCTGTTGCGAGCACTTTGAGCGCCAAGTTGCCGGCTTCTGCTGCCAGGATATCGACAAAGAGGTTCAACGTGTCGAGACAGATCTGCGGTGGGTCTTCTTGGAGCGCGGCGTTGAGAATGATCGGGGTCGGGTCGGCGGCGGCAGCGAGACGAGCGTGGAGCCACGGCGGCTCCGGCGCGCCGCGGGCGCGGAGAAAGGCATAGAGGTTCGGGATGCCGCGTCCCGAGCAGACATCCTCGTACGACACGTGCGCGCCATCCCGCCCGAGCCACGCAAGCAGGGCCGCTTGGAGATCGTTGGTCGGCGCGAAATCGCAATGCCCGCCTTCCGAGGGATGCGCGATATAGCGTTCGCCGTTCCAGATGAGAAACGCCTCGCCGAGCCCGGTTCCGGGCGCGATGACGGCGACCGTGCCGCCTTTCTCGGGCTGGCCCGCGGCAAGCGGCTCACTGTCGTCAGCAGTCAGGTGGGGAAGCGCCGTCGCGATCGCTTCGAGATCGTTGATCAATCGAACCTGCCGCAGCCGCAGCGCCGCTGCAAGCGCCTCCTCCCGCAGCACCCACCCCAAGTTCGTGATGGTTGCCGTTCCGGCGACGACCGGCCCCGCGACCCCGAAGCACGCGGCCCGCAGCCTAGCCGGATGCGCGGCGAGAAACTGCTGCACCATCGCTTCGAGGCTCGGAAACTGGCTGGTGGAGAAGCTCGCCGCGGCGACGGGCTCGCGCGGCCCTTTCGCGGGATCGATAAGGGCAAGGTCGGTCTTCGTCCCTCCAAGGTCGCCGGCTAAGAGCATCGCCCCCCTCGCACGCTACATTGCCAGCCCGCCGTCCACCGGGATCGTGACGCCGGTAAGATACCCC
Above is a genomic segment from Dehalococcoidia bacterium containing:
- the glk gene encoding glucokinase, which produces MLLAGDLGGTKTDLALIDPAKGPREPVAAASFSTSQFPSLEAMVQQFLAAHPARLRAACFGVAGPVVAGTATITNLGWVLREEALAAALRLRQVRLINDLEAIATALPHLTADDSEPLAAGQPEKGGTVAVIAPGTGLGEAFLIWNGERYIAHPSEGGHCDFAPTNDLQAALLAWLGRDGAHVSYEDVCSGRGIPNLYAFLRARGAPEPPWLHARLAAAADPTPIILNAALQEDPPQICLDTLNLFVDILAAEAGNLALKVLATGGLYFAGGLSLRLLSVLTAERVLPGFRSKGRLAALLERIPVSIITNPKVGLLGAAYAALER